In the Sphingomonas sp. LM7 genome, one interval contains:
- the nusB gene encoding transcription antitermination factor NusB has translation MPSPKAKTRSKARAAARLAAVQALYQQEMEGTKLTVLLTEFHQHRLGATIEDVEYADADVTFFDDIVKGVDARREEVDRLIAAKLAADWSLDRLDKPMRQILRAGTYELLARNDVPVGAVISEYLDVTDAFYDRREKGFVNGILDAVAKEVRG, from the coding sequence ATGCCCAGTCCCAAAGCCAAGACCCGATCCAAGGCCCGCGCCGCCGCGCGGCTTGCCGCCGTGCAGGCGCTTTACCAGCAGGAGATGGAGGGCACCAAGCTCACCGTGTTGCTCACCGAATTCCACCAGCACCGGCTCGGCGCGACGATCGAGGATGTCGAATATGCCGACGCCGACGTCACTTTCTTCGACGATATCGTGAAGGGCGTCGATGCGCGGCGCGAGGAAGTCGATCGGCTGATCGCGGCGAAGCTGGCCGCCGACTGGTCCCTCGACCGGTTGGACAAGCCGATGCGGCAGATTTTGCGCGCCGGGACGTACGAGCTGCTGGCGCGCAACGATGTGCCGGTGGGCGCGGTGATCAGCGAGTATCTCGACGTGACCGACGCGTTCTACGACCGGCGCGAGAAGGGGTTCGTCAACGGCATCCTCGACGCAGTGGCGAAGGAAGTCCGGGGTTGA
- the thiL gene encoding thiamine-phosphate kinase, translated as MDEAAFIAALRGLPLHRGAQDLRDDAAVIEIGGEVLVFTHDAIAEGVHYRAGTDPADIAWKLVAVNLSDLAAKAAEPIGVLIGATLVEGAERFVEGLREVLETYDVPLLGGDTISHSGPATFGCTAIGRATTRPVPARTGAQAGDALYVTGTIGAALLGFEAGDGAAYLRPRPRLAEGLVLGGHVHAMMDVSDGLLLDARRMAEASGCTAAIEFDAIPFAQGVTDRLAAARWGDDYELLFSAPEHAALPVPATRIGTMVQKAEHSLLLDGKSPPERLGYEHR; from the coding sequence ATGGACGAGGCCGCTTTCATCGCTGCCTTGCGTGGGCTGCCGTTGCATCGCGGTGCGCAGGATCTCCGCGATGATGCGGCGGTGATCGAGATCGGCGGCGAGGTGCTGGTGTTCACGCACGATGCGATCGCGGAAGGCGTGCACTATCGCGCCGGGACCGATCCCGCCGATATCGCGTGGAAGCTCGTCGCGGTGAACCTTTCCGATCTTGCTGCCAAGGCCGCCGAACCGATCGGGGTGCTGATAGGCGCGACGCTGGTCGAGGGCGCCGAGCGTTTCGTCGAAGGGCTCCGCGAAGTCCTCGAAACCTACGACGTCCCTCTGCTCGGCGGCGACACCATTTCGCATAGCGGCCCCGCCACCTTCGGCTGCACCGCGATCGGGCGTGCGACCACGCGCCCGGTGCCGGCGCGGACCGGGGCGCAGGCAGGGGATGCGCTCTACGTCACCGGGACGATCGGCGCGGCGCTGCTCGGGTTCGAGGCGGGCGACGGCGCTGCCTATCTGCGGCCACGGCCGCGGCTTGCCGAAGGGCTGGTGCTGGGCGGCCATGTCCATGCGATGATGGACGTGTCCGACGGGCTGCTGCTCGACGCGCGCCGCATGGCCGAGGCCAGCGGGTGCACGGCGGCGATAGAGTTCGACGCGATACCGTTTGCGCAGGGCGTGACCGACCGGCTGGCGGCGGCGCGCTGGGGCGACGATTACGAGCTGCTATTCTCGGCGCCCGAGCACGCGGCGCTCCCGGTGCCGGCGACGCGGATCGGCACGATGGTGCAGAAGGCCGAGCATTCGCTTCTTCTCGACGGAAAATCGCCCCCCGAACGCCTCGGCTACGAGCACCGCTGA
- a CDS encoding sodium-translocating pyrophosphatase, producing MTIVYLAIACGLLAVAYGFLTSQQVLRASPGNEKMQDIAAAIQEGAKAYLGRQYLTIAIVGVIVAVVMFFTLGALPTLGFVIGAVLSGLAGFIGMNISVRANVRTAEAARHSLQAGLTLAFRSGAITGMLVAGLGLLSIAGIFAYLVDVADLAPNSRAVIETLTGLAFGASLISIFARLGGGIFTKAADVGADLVGKVEAGIPEDDPRNPAVIADNVGDNVGDCAGMAADLFETYVVTIGITMVTIALLMRGLVPEQLLALMTLPLIVGGVCIITSIIGTYFVRLGKSQSIMGALYKGFWVTVILSIPAIIGVTHYTLGGLDTVIGGMPDPAAFLEASTGTADQVNTGLADGPSFTGWDLVICMMIGLAVTGLLVWITEYYTGTQYRPVKSIAKASVTGHGTNVIQGLAISLESTALPTLVIVVAVIASYQIAGVIGVAFAATSLLALAGMVVALDAYGPVTDNAGGIAEMAGLEDEVRHKTDALDAVGNTTKAVTKGYAIGSAALAALVLFGAYTTDLHEFFPNVDVDFSLSNPYVIVGLLLGALLPYLFGAFGMTAVGRAAGSVVEDVRAQFRDNPGIMEGTSRPNYARTVDIVTRAAIKEMIIPSLLPVLSPIAVYFIITAVAGQHEGFAALGAMLLGVIVSGLFVAISMTSGGGAWDNAKKYIEDGNYGGKGSEAHKAAVTGDTVGDPYKDTAGPAVNPMIKITNIVALLLLAALAGHGVG from the coding sequence ATGACGATTGTTTATCTCGCCATCGCCTGCGGTTTGCTGGCGGTGGCCTATGGCTTTCTGACGAGCCAGCAGGTGCTCCGCGCCTCGCCCGGCAACGAGAAGATGCAGGACATCGCCGCCGCCATCCAGGAAGGGGCGAAGGCCTATCTCGGCCGGCAATATCTCACCATCGCGATCGTCGGCGTGATCGTCGCCGTCGTGATGTTCTTCACGCTCGGGGCGCTGCCGACCCTGGGCTTCGTCATCGGCGCGGTGCTTTCGGGGCTTGCCGGGTTCATCGGGATGAACATCTCGGTGCGCGCCAATGTCCGCACGGCAGAGGCTGCGCGGCATTCGCTCCAGGCCGGGCTGACGCTGGCGTTCCGTTCCGGCGCGATCACCGGCATGCTGGTGGCGGGGCTGGGACTGCTCTCGATCGCGGGGATCTTCGCCTATCTGGTCGACGTCGCCGATCTCGCGCCCAATTCGCGCGCAGTGATCGAGACGCTGACGGGTCTCGCCTTCGGCGCTTCGCTGATTTCGATCTTCGCGCGTCTGGGCGGCGGCATCTTCACCAAGGCGGCTGACGTCGGCGCCGATCTGGTGGGGAAGGTCGAAGCCGGAATTCCCGAGGACGATCCCCGCAACCCTGCCGTCATCGCGGACAATGTCGGCGATAATGTCGGCGACTGCGCGGGCATGGCCGCCGATCTGTTCGAGACCTATGTCGTCACGATCGGCATCACCATGGTGACGATCGCGCTGCTGATGCGCGGGCTGGTGCCCGAACAGCTGCTGGCGCTGATGACGCTGCCACTGATCGTCGGCGGGGTGTGCATCATCACGTCGATCATCGGCACCTATTTCGTCCGGCTGGGCAAGAGCCAGTCGATCATGGGCGCGCTCTACAAGGGTTTCTGGGTCACCGTGATCCTGTCGATCCCGGCGATCATCGGCGTGACGCATTACACGCTGGGCGGTCTCGACACGGTGATCGGCGGCATGCCCGATCCCGCGGCGTTCCTCGAAGCGTCGACCGGCACTGCCGACCAGGTCAATACCGGCCTTGCCGACGGTCCGAGCTTCACCGGCTGGGATCTGGTCATCTGCATGATGATCGGCCTGGCGGTGACCGGCCTGCTGGTGTGGATCACCGAATATTACACCGGCACCCAGTATCGCCCGGTCAAGTCGATCGCCAAGGCATCGGTGACCGGCCACGGCACCAACGTGATCCAGGGGCTGGCGATCAGCCTCGAATCGACGGCGCTGCCGACGCTGGTGATCGTGGTCGCAGTGATCGCGTCGTACCAGATCGCCGGAGTGATCGGCGTGGCGTTCGCGGCGACGTCGCTGCTCGCGCTGGCCGGAATGGTCGTCGCGCTCGACGCTTATGGGCCGGTGACCGACAATGCCGGCGGCATCGCCGAGATGGCGGGGCTCGAGGACGAAGTGCGGCACAAGACCGACGCGCTCGACGCGGTGGGAAACACCACCAAGGCCGTGACCAAGGGCTATGCCATCGGCTCGGCTGCGCTCGCGGCGCTCGTATTGTTCGGGGCGTACACCACCGACCTTCACGAGTTCTTCCCCAACGTCGACGTCGATTTCTCGCTGAGCAATCCGTACGTCATCGTCGGGCTGCTGCTCGGCGCGTTGCTGCCCTATCTGTTCGGTGCGTTCGGCATGACCGCCGTGGGCCGCGCAGCGGGATCGGTGGTCGAGGACGTGCGGGCGCAGTTCCGCGACAATCCGGGCATCATGGAGGGGACCAGCCGTCCCAACTATGCCCGTACCGTGGATATCGTCACGCGGGCGGCGATCAAGGAAATGATCATCCCGTCGCTGCTGCCGGTGCTCAGCCCGATCGCCGTGTATTTCATCATCACGGCAGTGGCGGGCCAGCATGAGGGCTTTGCGGCGCTCGGCGCGATGCTGCTCGGCGTGATCGTCTCGGGCCTGTTCGTCGCGATCTCGATGACGTCGGGCGGCGGCGCCTGGGACAATGCCAAGAAGTATATCGAGGACGGCAATTACGGCGGCAAGGGATCCGAGGCCCACAAGGCCGCGGTGACCGGCGACACCGTCGGCGATCCGTACAAGGACACTGCCGGACCGGCGGTCAATCCGATGATCAAGATCACCAACATCGTCGCCTTGCTGCTGCTGGCGGCGCTGGCGGGACACGGCGTGGGGTGA
- a CDS encoding glycosyltransferase family 2 protein, translated as MRRTLPPKPVIAAVLIVRDEARCILRCLESLRPHVDRMLVLDTGSTDGTPMLAGGCGAEVHHLPWPDDFSIARNHALDLADADWNLMLDADEWIVSGGEQLRRWCRQPRLGKICVHSDMDGAATPDAERRNWLTRLLPRGVRFEGRVHEQAISPLPRARIELHVGHDGYLPDQLDRKRGRNTPLLLRDLAERPGDPYILYQLGKDAEMRGDLAAACTHHAAALRDTPAGANWRHSLVVHQLHCLSKHGDTDAALALADAEMANYPDSPDLFFVLGNLLLDRALTDPAQAIDQWLPLAIGSWERCLEIGERPDLEGSMQGCGSHLARHNLDAARTQLRLLDMQQELARLVA; from the coding sequence ATGCGCCGCACTTTGCCGCCCAAGCCCGTCATCGCCGCGGTGCTGATCGTCCGCGACGAGGCACGCTGCATCCTGCGCTGCCTCGAAAGCCTCCGCCCGCACGTCGACCGCATGCTGGTGCTCGATACCGGCTCGACCGACGGCACGCCGATGCTCGCGGGCGGCTGCGGCGCCGAGGTCCATCATCTGCCCTGGCCGGACGATTTCTCGATCGCGCGCAACCACGCGCTCGATCTCGCCGACGCAGACTGGAACCTGATGCTCGACGCCGACGAGTGGATCGTCTCGGGCGGCGAACAATTGCGCCGCTGGTGCCGCCAGCCGCGGCTCGGCAAGATCTGCGTCCATAGCGACATGGACGGCGCCGCGACGCCCGACGCCGAGCGCCGCAACTGGCTGACCCGGCTGCTGCCGCGCGGCGTCCGCTTCGAAGGCCGCGTCCACGAACAGGCGATATCGCCGCTGCCGCGCGCGCGCATCGAGCTCCATGTCGGGCATGACGGCTATCTGCCCGATCAGCTGGACCGCAAGCGCGGCCGCAACACCCCGCTGCTGCTCCGCGATCTCGCCGAGCGGCCGGGCGATCCGTACATCCTCTACCAGCTCGGCAAGGATGCCGAAATGCGCGGCGATCTGGCCGCGGCATGCACGCACCACGCGGCGGCGCTTCGCGACACGCCCGCCGGCGCCAATTGGCGGCATTCGCTGGTGGTCCATCAGCTCCATTGCCTGAGCAAGCACGGCGACACCGATGCCGCGCTGGCGCTCGCCGACGCGGAGATGGCGAACTATCCGGATTCGCCGGACCTGTTCTTCGTGCTCGGCAATCTGCTGCTCGATCGCGCCCTGACCGATCCGGCGCAGGCGATCGACCAATGGCTGCCGCTCGCGATCGGATCGTGGGAGCGGTGCCTGGAGATCGGCGAGCGGCCCGATCTCGAAGGCAGCATGCAAGGCTGCGGCAGCCACCTCGCCCGCCACAATCTCGACGCCGCACGCACCCAGCTACGCCTGCTCGACATGCAACAGGAACTGGCGCGGCTGGTGGCTTGA
- a CDS encoding glycosyltransferase — protein sequence MIPKLMHFIWVGDESKCPTNCMDTWRALNPDWEFLLWGNDDFASQDWFNRDHMTAMYERELNGVADMMRWEILHAKGGVVVDADSIALRPLDDHLLDCEAFACWENEIARPGLIAAGYFGCEAGNPLVEQIIHDIHAEPSVTHAKAWKTVGPQRLTDSYRKYGYSKLRVYPSHYFIPRHFTGLEYDGSDPVYADQLWGSTRRAYDEIHTLDVSEPAELTPPKPRIVAPPPVEAVPGVSPVEAGNAPYFVQRVQVSSELVGLGRGSVLRNFCEGKRVLHIGCADWPITDINTSLHLALEPVCAQLDGVDPHTEALDQLAPHVKGRLFSSLSDVTESYDLVLVPEVMEHVANVSDFLAELENIDAGAFLISVPDAFQCRARHFDYLGDSETFVEVVHPDHNVWYTPYTFTNTIQKYSGLRIEKMWFFNRISLLALLSKDQLRMAA from the coding sequence ATGATCCCGAAGCTGATGCACTTCATCTGGGTTGGCGACGAAAGCAAATGCCCGACCAACTGCATGGATACGTGGCGCGCACTCAATCCCGACTGGGAATTCCTGCTATGGGGCAATGACGATTTCGCGAGCCAGGACTGGTTCAACCGCGATCACATGACCGCGATGTACGAGCGCGAGCTCAACGGCGTCGCCGACATGATGCGCTGGGAGATCCTCCATGCCAAGGGCGGCGTGGTCGTCGACGCAGACAGCATCGCGCTGCGCCCGCTCGACGATCATCTGCTCGATTGCGAGGCGTTCGCCTGCTGGGAAAACGAAATCGCCCGGCCCGGGCTGATCGCCGCGGGCTATTTCGGCTGCGAGGCCGGCAATCCGCTGGTCGAGCAGATCATCCACGACATCCATGCCGAGCCCAGCGTCACCCATGCCAAGGCGTGGAAGACCGTCGGCCCGCAGCGGCTGACCGACAGCTATCGGAAATACGGCTATTCGAAGCTGCGCGTCTATCCGAGCCATTATTTCATCCCGCGGCACTTCACCGGCCTGGAATATGACGGCAGCGATCCGGTCTATGCCGACCAGCTCTGGGGCTCGACTCGGCGCGCCTATGACGAGATCCACACGCTGGACGTTAGCGAGCCGGCCGAACTGACGCCGCCCAAGCCGCGCATCGTTGCGCCGCCGCCGGTGGAAGCGGTCCCCGGCGTCTCGCCGGTCGAAGCGGGCAATGCGCCCTATTTCGTCCAGCGCGTGCAGGTCAGCAGCGAACTCGTCGGGCTGGGCCGCGGCTCGGTGCTGCGCAATTTCTGCGAGGGCAAGCGCGTGCTCCATATCGGCTGCGCGGACTGGCCGATCACCGATATCAACACCTCGCTCCACCTCGCGCTCGAGCCGGTCTGCGCGCAGCTCGACGGCGTCGATCCGCATACCGAGGCGCTCGACCAGCTCGCGCCGCATGTGAAGGGGCGGCTGTTCTCCAGCCTGAGCGACGTCACCGAAAGCTATGACCTGGTGCTCGTCCCCGAAGTGATGGAGCATGTCGCCAATGTCTCGGACTTCCTCGCCGAACTGGAGAACATCGATGCCGGCGCATTCCTGATCTCGGTGCCCGACGCGTTCCAGTGCCGTGCGCGGCATTTCGACTATCTCGGCGACAGCGAGACCTTCGTCGAGGTCGTCCACCCCGATCACAATGTCTGGTACACGCCCTACACCTTCACCAACACGATCCAGAAATATAGCGGCCTGCGCATCGAGAAGATGTGGTTCTTCAACCGGATCTCGCTGCTCGCGCTGCTCTCGAAGGACCAGCTGCGCATGGCGGCATGA
- a CDS encoding rhodanese-related sulfurtransferase — protein sequence MSESATFRVAALYQFTRFDDCEAIRAPLAQLCCAQGVKGTLLLAPEGINGTIAGTDAAIGAVLTHIRGLPGCGDLDVKESRAATMPFHRMKVRIKREIVTMGEPGIDPTDAGEYVAPQDWNALIDAPGTILIDTRNDYEVAIGSFSGAIDPRTQSFREFPEWVRAHRHEWEGEGAKPRIAMFCTGGIRCEKATALLKAEGLDSVYHLKGGILAYLEQVAPTDSRWEGECFVFDERVSVGHGLEQGSHGLCRACRRPVSEEDQRSPLFVEGSACPACHAERNDEQRERYAERHRQAALAAARGEAHVGAILPER from the coding sequence GTGTCCGAATCTGCCACTTTCCGCGTCGCCGCGCTCTATCAATTCACCCGTTTCGACGATTGCGAAGCGATAAGGGCGCCGCTTGCGCAATTGTGCTGCGCGCAGGGCGTGAAGGGCACGCTGCTGCTCGCGCCCGAGGGGATCAACGGAACGATCGCCGGGACCGACGCGGCGATCGGGGCCGTGCTCACGCATATCCGCGGCCTGCCGGGCTGCGGCGACCTGGACGTCAAGGAATCGCGCGCGGCGACGATGCCGTTTCACCGCATGAAGGTGCGCATCAAGCGCGAGATCGTGACGATGGGCGAGCCCGGTATCGATCCAACCGACGCCGGCGAATATGTCGCGCCACAGGACTGGAACGCGTTGATCGATGCGCCGGGCACGATCCTGATCGACACGCGCAACGACTATGAAGTCGCGATCGGCAGCTTTTCCGGCGCGATTGATCCCAGGACGCAGAGTTTCCGCGAGTTTCCCGAATGGGTGCGCGCGCATCGCCACGAATGGGAAGGCGAGGGGGCGAAGCCCCGGATCGCGATGTTCTGCACCGGCGGCATCCGTTGCGAAAAGGCGACGGCGCTGCTCAAGGCCGAGGGGCTCGACTCGGTCTATCACCTCAAGGGCGGCATCCTCGCTTATCTGGAGCAGGTCGCGCCCACCGACAGCCGGTGGGAAGGCGAATGCTTCGTGTTCGACGAGCGCGTCTCGGTCGGCCACGGGCTGGAGCAGGGCAGCCATGGCCTGTGCCGCGCCTGCCGCCGGCCGGTGAGCGAGGAGGACCAGCGCTCGCCGCTGTTCGTCGAGGGAAGTGCCTGCCCGGCCTGCCACGCCGAGCGGAACGACGAACAGCGTGAACGCTATGCCGAGCGCCATCGCCAAGCGGCGCTCGCCGCGGCGCGCGGCGAGGCGCATGTCGGCGCGATCCTGCCGGAGCGCTGA
- a CDS encoding DJ-1/PfpI family protein: MQIAVLTFDGFNELDSFVAAAILNRMKARGWAAHITSPSEQVTSMNGVTVHRQRPIEFAREADAVIIGSGIRTREITADGALLARIALDPSRQLIGAQCSGTLLLAKLGLVGDLPACTDLTTKPWVIEAGVTVLDTPFVAHGNVATAGGCLASQYLAAWVLARLAGIDAAEAAMRYVAPVGEKDAYVARALAAVTPFLPDATPLAA; this comes from the coding sequence GTGCAGATTGCAGTCCTGACGTTCGACGGGTTCAACGAGCTGGATTCGTTCGTTGCCGCCGCGATCCTCAATCGGATGAAGGCCAGGGGCTGGGCCGCGCACATCACCTCGCCATCCGAGCAGGTGACCTCGATGAACGGCGTGACCGTCCACCGCCAGCGCCCGATCGAATTCGCGCGCGAGGCCGATGCAGTGATCATCGGCAGCGGCATCCGTACCCGCGAGATCACAGCCGATGGCGCGCTGCTCGCCCGCATCGCGCTCGATCCGTCGCGCCAGCTGATCGGCGCACAATGCTCCGGAACGCTGTTGCTCGCCAAGCTCGGGCTGGTCGGCGACCTGCCCGCCTGCACCGACCTGACGACCAAGCCCTGGGTGATCGAGGCGGGGGTGACAGTGCTCGACACCCCCTTCGTGGCGCACGGCAATGTCGCGACGGCGGGCGGATGCCTCGCGTCGCAATATCTGGCGGCATGGGTTCTCGCGCGGCTGGCCGGGATCGACGCGGCCGAAGCGGCGATGCGCTATGTCGCGCCGGTCGGCGAGAAGGACGCCTATGTCGCCCGCGCGCTTGCGGCGGTGACGCCGTTCCTGCCCGACGCGACGCCCTTGGCGGCCTGA
- a CDS encoding DMT family transporter: MIRLRPQTAAYCMLALVMLLWAGNSIVGRAVRDDIPPFLLALLRWSGALLVILPFAARYLAEDRPVIARNWPMILLLGLLGVAAFNAFLYSGLRYTTASNGMLLQAAIPALVLLVDFAIFRIRAGIGAVFGVALSTLGVVVIVFQGRLGALSEIAFNRGDALILTAVVAWAFYTSLLRLRPKLHAQSFLAVTFTIGVIAMLPLAATEWREITAMTWSPGVFAAILYVALLPSVVAYALFNAAVATLGPASAGQAITLMPLFGALLAALTLGEQLHAHHYAGMALILGGIIVSAIVRARGTNSTAHG; this comes from the coding sequence ATGATCCGCCTGCGCCCCCAGACCGCCGCTTATTGCATGCTCGCGCTGGTGATGCTGCTCTGGGCGGGCAATTCGATCGTCGGCCGTGCGGTGCGCGATGATATCCCACCCTTCCTGCTTGCGCTGCTGCGCTGGAGCGGGGCGCTGCTGGTGATCCTGCCCTTCGCCGCGCGTTATCTTGCCGAGGACCGCCCGGTCATCGCCCGCAACTGGCCGATGATCCTGCTGCTCGGCCTGCTCGGCGTCGCCGCGTTCAACGCCTTCCTCTATTCGGGGCTGCGCTACACCACGGCGAGCAACGGCATGCTGCTCCAGGCCGCGATCCCCGCGCTGGTGCTGCTCGTCGACTTCGCGATCTTCCGCATCCGGGCGGGGATCGGCGCGGTGTTCGGCGTCGCGCTCTCGACGCTCGGCGTGGTGGTGATCGTTTTCCAGGGGCGGCTCGGCGCGCTCTCCGAAATCGCATTCAATCGCGGCGATGCGCTGATCCTCACGGCGGTGGTCGCTTGGGCGTTCTACACCTCGCTGCTGCGGCTGCGTCCCAAGCTCCATGCCCAGAGCTTCCTCGCAGTCACTTTCACCATCGGCGTGATTGCGATGCTGCCGCTCGCCGCGACCGAATGGCGGGAGATCACAGCGATGACCTGGTCGCCGGGCGTGTTCGCCGCGATCCTCTACGTCGCGCTGCTGCCGTCGGTGGTCGCCTATGCGCTGTTCAACGCCGCCGTCGCGACGCTCGGCCCGGCAAGCGCGGGGCAGGCGATCACGCTGATGCCGCTGTTCGGCGCGCTGCTCGCCGCGCTCACGCTGGGCGAGCAGCTTCACGCGCATCACTATGCGGGTATGGCACTGATTCTCGGTGGAATAATCGTGAGCGCCATCGTGCGGGCACGCGGAACGAACAGCACCGCGCACGGTTGA
- a CDS encoding hemerythrin domain-containing protein, with translation MATDTKQDAVALLKADHRVVEDLFEKFEAARNAATKRKLATQICLELTVHAKIEEEIFYPACEGKIEEDLLKEAYVEHDSAKVLIAEIEAGSPDDEYYDAKVKVLSEQIEHHVEEEEMRMEGMFSQARKAGLDMDALGDQLRARKEELTAEYKASGLPKPETTTFETA, from the coding sequence ATGGCTACCGATACCAAGCAAGACGCCGTCGCATTGCTCAAGGCCGATCACCGCGTGGTCGAGGACTTGTTCGAGAAGTTCGAAGCGGCGCGCAACGCCGCTACCAAGCGCAAGCTCGCGACGCAGATCTGCCTGGAACTGACCGTCCATGCCAAGATCGAGGAAGAGATCTTCTATCCAGCCTGCGAGGGGAAGATCGAAGAGGACCTGCTCAAGGAAGCCTATGTCGAGCATGACAGCGCCAAGGTGCTGATTGCCGAGATCGAGGCGGGCAGCCCCGACGACGAATATTACGACGCCAAGGTCAAGGTGCTGTCCGAGCAGATCGAGCACCATGTCGAGGAAGAGGAGATGCGCATGGAGGGCATGTTCTCGCAGGCGCGCAAGGCCGGGCTCGACATGGACGCGCTGGGCGACCAGCTCCGCGCGCGCAAGGAAGAGCTGACCGCCGAGTATAAGGCGTCAGGCCTGCCCAAGCCCGAGACGACGACGTTCGAAACCGCATGA
- a CDS encoding MFS transporter, translating into MSAPIAASTSTPLERDARLVNARDHKIAPGEIAIGVIVGRTSEFFDFFVYAIASVLVFPSLIFPFVDPLTGTLYSFALFSLAFIARPLGSAIFMWIDRHHGRGVKLTIALFLLGGSTMAMAFLPGYDQIGIAAAWMLAALRIGQGIALGGAWDGLPSLLSLNAPKDQRGWYAMIPQLGAPLGLIVAAGLFAFFLSTLSTEDFLSWGWRYPFFVAFAINVVALFARLRLVATPEFEHLFESRELQPAPFWETVRLEGRTIVLGSFAPLASFALFHLVTVFPLSWVTLYSGEPAERFLIIEIIGAVVCVLAMIASGVIADRVGRRAVLGVSAVLIAAYSGFAPQLLGAGGFGETVYMMAGFVLLGLAFGQSSGAVNASFSSQRRYTGAATTANLSWLIGAGFAPLVALALASSFGLWSVGAYLLSGAICTLAALGINKEWARRNEESSDAVAAAAAQG; encoded by the coding sequence ATGAGTGCACCGATTGCCGCGTCGACCTCGACGCCGCTCGAACGCGATGCTCGACTCGTGAATGCCCGCGATCACAAGATCGCGCCGGGCGAAATCGCGATCGGCGTCATCGTCGGGCGGACGAGCGAATTCTTCGACTTCTTCGTCTACGCCATCGCATCGGTGCTGGTGTTCCCGTCGCTGATCTTCCCCTTCGTCGACCCGCTGACCGGCACGCTCTATTCGTTCGCGCTGTTCTCGCTGGCGTTCATCGCCCGCCCGCTCGGCTCGGCGATCTTCATGTGGATCGATCGGCATCACGGACGCGGCGTGAAGCTCACCATCGCGCTGTTCCTGCTCGGCGGATCGACGATGGCGATGGCCTTCCTGCCCGGCTACGACCAGATCGGCATCGCCGCCGCGTGGATGCTCGCGGCGCTGCGCATCGGCCAGGGCATCGCCCTGGGCGGCGCCTGGGACGGGCTGCCGTCGCTGCTCTCGCTCAACGCGCCCAAGGACCAGCGCGGCTGGTACGCGATGATCCCGCAGCTGGGTGCGCCGCTCGGCCTGATCGTCGCCGCCGGACTGTTCGCCTTCTTCCTCTCGACGCTGTCGACCGAGGATTTCCTGTCCTGGGGCTGGCGCTATCCGTTCTTCGTCGCCTTCGCGATCAACGTCGTGGCGCTGTTCGCGCGGCTGCGCCTCGTCGCGACGCCCGAGTTCGAGCATCTGTTCGAAAGCCGCGAGCTCCAGCCGGCGCCGTTCTGGGAGACCGTGCGGCTGGAGGGCCGGACGATCGTGCTCGGCTCGTTCGCGCCGCTCGCCAGCTTCGCGCTGTTCCACCTGGTCACCGTCTTCCCGCTGTCGTGGGTCACGCTGTACAGCGGCGAGCCGGCGGAGCGGTTCCTAATCATCGAGATCATCGGCGCCGTCGTCTGCGTGCTGGCGATGATCGCTTCGGGCGTGATCGCGGACCGAGTCGGCCGACGCGCGGTCCTCGGCGTCTCGGCGGTGCTGATCGCCGCCTATAGCGGGTTCGCGCCGCAGCTGCTGGGTGCCGGCGGCTTTGGCGAGACCGTGTACATGATGGCCGGCTTCGTCCTGCTCGGCCTGGCGTTCGGCCAGTCCTCGGGCGCCGTCAACGCCAGCTTCTCGAGCCAGCGCCGATATACCGGCGCGGCGACCACCGCCAATCTCTCCTGGCTGATCGGCGCCGGCTTCGCCCCCCTTGTCGCGCTGGCGCTGGCGAGCAGCTTCGGGCTGTGGTCGGTCGGTGCCTATCTGCTATCGGGTGCGATCTGCACGCTGGCGGCGCTCGGCATCAACAAGGAATGGGCACGCCGCAACGAGGAATCGAGCGACGCCGTCGCCGCTGCCGCCGCCCAGGGCTGA